A genome region from Schistocerca americana isolate TAMUIC-IGC-003095 chromosome 1, iqSchAmer2.1, whole genome shotgun sequence includes the following:
- the LOC124605893 gene encoding cuticle protein 67-like — protein sequence MARALLSRFALTTTHTMYKLAVFAAVLAVARAGYLAAPAAVSYAAPAYAAPAYAAYGAHAVAPAAITSQHSNILRSFGNLGQVSTYSKTIDTPYSSVSKSDVRVSNDAVAHVAAPVAYAAPAVVKAAAPVAYAAPAAYAAPAVVKAAAPAVGLLGVAYSAAPAVAHMTYSNGLGLAYAW from the exons ATGGCGCGCGCACTCCTCTCCAGATTCGCTCTGACCACCACTCACACCATGTACAAG CTCGCAGTCTTCGCCGCCGTGCTGGCCGTGGCCCGCGCTGGCTAcctggccgcccccgccgccgtctcctacgccgcccccgcctacgccgcccccgcttaCGCCGCCTACGGTGCCCACGCCGTGGCCCCCGCGGCCATCACCTCCCAGCACTCCAACATCCTAAGGAGCTTCGGCAACCTGGGACAGGTGTCCACCTACTCCAAGACCATCGACACGCCCTACTCCAGCGTCAGCAAGTCTGACGTGCGCGTCAGCAATGACGCCGTCGCCCACGTGGCCGCCCCcgtcgcctacgccgcccccgctgtcGTCAAGGCCGCCGCTCCCGTGGCCTACGCTGCCCCcgccgcctacgccgcccccgccgtcgtCAAGGCCGCCGCCCCTGCCGTCGGTCTGCTGGGAGTCGCCTactccgccgcccccgccgtcgcccACATGACCTACAGCAACGGTTTGGGTCTCGCCTACGCCTGGTAA